Sequence from the Brevundimonas sp. SGAir0440 genome:
AGACCAACGACGACCTGACCCGCCAGATCCTGACCCAGATCATTTTCGAGGAAGAGAGCCGGGGAGAGGCCTTGCTGCCGGTTCAGTTCCTGCGCCAGCTGATCGGCTTCTACGGCGGTCAGATGCAGGGCGTCCTGCCCTCCTATCTGGAGATGTCGTTGGCCAACTTCGGTCGCCAGCAGGAGCAGTTCGCCAGTCAGATGGGCCGCGCCTTCGGAACCGGCGCCGGCGCGACCCTGATGGAGGACGCCGCGCGCGCCAATATGGCGATGTTCGAGCGCGCCATGCAGATGTTCCCGGCCTTCACCTATCCGCGCGCCGAGCCGACCCCGGCCGCGTCGGACGACAAGGCTGAACCCGCGCCGCCGCCCGAGGCGCCCGACGCCCTGAACGAGATGCGTCGCCAGATGGACGAGATGCGCCGTCAGATCGAAAAGCTGGCGGGCGGCAAGGGCAAATGACCGATCGGATCCAGGCCGTCGGCGGACCGGACCGGGTGGATCGCCGCGAAGGCGAACGCCGCGAGCGCGAGCGGCGCGCCCGATCCGCCTCGCGCGCCCTGGTCCCCGTCGATGCGCCTGAGATCGCCGAACCCCAACCGGCCCCGGCAAGGGCTGCCGCCCTGCCGACGCCCGAGCCCGGCGCCGCCGCCTTCGTGGCCCAGCAGATGGGCCAGAGCGGCCAGAAACGGGGCCTGCGCGGCGGCCCGCCGGTGCTGGACGCGGCCCGCTCCGCCTACCTTGGAGCCGAATATTCGGGCGCGGCCGAGCGTCGTCCGAAAACAGGCAAGACCGCCAAGACCGAAATCTGAGCTGACGCTGCTCCGGCGGCACGGGGTTTGCTGGGGGCGAGGCAGAACGCTGTCAGCCGGACCCGCCCATGCCCGCCGTCTTCACCCTTGTCGCCAAAGCCTTCGACATCGCCGTCGTCGCCCTGATCTTCACGGCATTTTCGTAAGCGCTACCGCGCTTCGCGCTGCTTGAGCGCATGTTTCTTAGGGCCTATCGCGCTTTGCGCGACTTGAGCGCATATTTCTTGGGGCCTACCGCGCTTCGCGCTGCTTGAGGCCGTTGTCGGGGAGAGCCGTTGGGCTCACGCTCCGCCGAAATCGAAATCCTTGCGCGACGCGATGATGGTCACGATGAACCCGGCCAGCACGTCCAGCAGGATCATGATCACGATCAGGAAGAAGGTCGAGGTCGCGAACCCCGGCAGCAGCAGGAACTCCACCAGCACGCCGATGAACAGGATCATCGACAGGGCGTGATTGATGATGGCGATCCGCTGGCTGGAGGTGGACTTTACCAGCTCGAAGAACAGCAGGATCAGGCCGAGAAACAGGATCAGGTCGCCCGATCCGATCGTCCATTGCGCTCCCGATGTCATGGTGACGGAAAAGAGCGGATCGCGCAGCAGCACGTCCGCCTGCACCATCCCCGCCCCGCTCGGCGCGCCGAACAGCACCACGATATTGTAGAGCACCACCGGGATCAGCAGCAGCGGAATGGCGAGCAGCATGGACGGTCCTCTTCGCAGCCGGTCCAACGGCTACGCCTGTTCACCCTGATTTAGCGCCGTTTGCGAAACGCCGCCACAAGGGTTCAGCGCTTGGGAAATCCGCCTGCCCGGCTGAGCGCCGACGGCGCCGGCCGGCCGATGGCTTCGCCAATCCAGCGCGCCGTCGCGATCAGGGCGTCCAGATCATAGCCGGTTTCGAACCCGCCCCGCGCCAGCATATAGACCAGATCCTCGGTGGCGATGTTTCCCGTGGCGCCCGGCGCGAACGGACAGCCGCCAATGCCGCCGACAGACGCGTCCAGCACGTCGATCCCCGCCTCGACGCCGGCATAGGCGTTGGCCAAGCCGGTGTTGCGGGTGTCGTGGAAGTGTAGGCGCAGGGTCGCATTCGGCGCGGCCGCCCTGGCCGCCTCGATCTTTTTCGTCACCGCCCAAGGATCGCCCGCGCCGATGGTGTCGGCCAGACCGATCTCGCCGACGCCCTTCTCGGCGATGGCGCCGACCATATCCGCGACCTGGTCGACGGAAACCTCGCCGTCGAACGGACAGCCCCAGACGCAGGAGATCATGGCCGACAGCGACGGCGCGCCCTCGCTGGCCTCGGCGTTGTGGCGGCGGGCGACGATCTCGCCCAGCATGGCCAGTTGATCCTTCACCGCCAGGCCCTGGTTTTTCAGACCGAAGCCGTCGGTGGCGGCGACCGAGACATTGACCTCGTCCACTCCGGTCGCCAGCGCCCGGTCATAGCCCTTGCCGTTCAACACCAGGCCGATGCGGCTGCGCCCCGCCTCATGCGACAGGGCGGCCATGACCTCTTCGGCGCCGGCCATCTGCGGCACATATTTGGGATGGACGAAGGAGACGGCCTCGATCCGTTTCGCCCCCGCCTGCTCGAGCCGTCGCACCAGATCGGCGCGAACCGCGGGCTCAAGCACCGCCTTTTCGTTCTGCAGGCCATCGCGCGGCCCGACTTCGACGATCTGGATGAAGCGGCCCATCACTCGGCTCCCGCCACGACGTTGCCGTTACCGTTCCCGTTTCGGGGCGGCGGCGCATAGACGGTCAGGCTGACCGGATCGCCGGCCGAATAGTTGTAGCCGTTGACCGTCCCGACCGCGCGACCGGACACGCCCAGACGCGCCGCAGCCGCACGGAAGGCGTCGGCGTCGCGTCCTTCGACGATGGCGGGCCGCCCCTCGGCCAGGGCCTCGGCCGCGCCCTGGGCGTCGGTCAGGTCGGTGTCGCGCCCGGTCAGGAAGACGAAGCTGGGTTCATGGAAGCCGGTGATCGCCACCGGCCCCGGCGTGCGGCCCTGACGCGGGTGCAGGTCCGCCGCCTCCAGCGCCTTTTCAAGCTGGGGCGCGATGGCCAGGGGCCGCAGCTGGCGGATGGTGCCCGACAGGGCCGCGTGCGCCACGATCCCGAAGGCCAGCGAGGCGACCAGAGCCGCGACCGGCGCGCGGTTCAGCAGCAGGAAGCCACCCATCGCCCCCGCCGCCAGCGCCATGACCACCGTCAGCGCCGCCCAGGTCTGGGCTGTCGAGGTGCCGTAGACGGTCAGCCCATAGACGGTGATGCCGATGATCAGCAGGGCCGCGAACGCGCCCAGCACCGCGCCGGTGATGCGCGAGACCTTGCCGATGGGCTGGGCCAGGGCGGCGGCCGCCAGCAGGGCCAGCGCTCCAAAGGTCGGCAGGGTGTAGTGCCACAGCTTGGTCGGCGCCAGTTCGAACATCAGCCAGCCCGGGACCAGCCAGCAGACCAGGAACCGGATCGCCGGCTCGGCGCGTCGGCTCCAACCCGTCGACACGGCGGCGGGCAACAGCAGGGTCGAGGGGAAGAACAGCAGGGGCGCCAGCAGCAGATACATGCCGGGGAAACCCGAATGGCTTTCGTGCGCGCCGGCGATCTTGGGCGCCAGGTCCCCGCCGATGGCCTCGCGCCAGAAACCGCCGTCGGTGGCGATCGTGATGGCGATGGCCCACGGTCCGACCATCAGGGCGACCAGCGGCAGACCCCACCCCCAGCCGAGGCGATACAGCCATTTGATATTTCGATCCCAGATCGACAGGGCGATGATCGCCAGGGCCACGACCAGGAACCCGATCGGTCCCTTGATCAGGATCGACAGACCGATCCCGATCCAGAACAGCAGCTTGTGTGGCCGGATTGGACGTTCGCCCGCCTTCGTCGCCATATAGATGCGCGCCAGCGCCGCCATGGCCAGGGTCGTCGCCCCGCACAGCATGGCGTCGGTCTTGGCGATGCTCGCCTCGGTCGACAACAGGAAGGTCGCCCCCATGATGGCCCCGCCGAAGAAGCCGACCCGGCGGCCCAGCATGGCCGAGCCCGCCCAGGCCACGGCCCAGGCCGCCAGCATGGCGCCCAGCAGGGACGGGATGCGATAGGGGGCGATTTCGCGGTCCTCGACATCCGAGGTCAGGCCCACGGCGATCGCCTGCATCCAGTAGATGCCGACCGGCTTCTTCCAGCGCGGCTCGTCCTGATAGCGGATGTCGACATAGTCGCCGCTTTCCAGCATCTGGGACGTGGCCTGGGCGAACCGGCTCTCGTCGCGATCCAGCGGCGGCAGCAGCAGCAGGCCCGGCAGCCCGGCGATCAGCGTCAGCAGGGCCGCGAGAACCGGCCCGCGCCAGCCGGCGATGCGGCCATCCAGATCGAAAGTCTTCATTCCAGACTCCTTACACGGCGACTACGCCGTCGTCAGCCGTCTCCCCTAAGCCGTCGTTATCCTCTATGGAGCGCCGATGACCCCCGAAACGCCCGAAATCTCCGTCGTCGTTCCCGTCCATGACGAGGCGGGCGCCGCCGTGCCGCTGGCGCGCGAGATCGCCGCCGCCTTCGCCGGCCGTTCGTACGAGATGATCTTCGTGGACGATGCGTCCCGAGATGCGACCCTGGCCGAGTTGAAGGCCGCCATGGCCGAACTGCCGGCGCTGCGCGTCCTGGCCCACGGGACCAATGCGGGCCAGAGCCGGGCGGTTCGAACCGGCGTCCTGGCTGCGCGCGCGCCGGTCGTGGTGACGATGGACGGTGACGGTCAGAACCCGCCGGCCGATGCGCCCCGCCTGGTCGATGCGCTTCTGGCCGCCCCCGGCGATGTGGGCCTGGTCGGCGGTCGTCGCGCCAAGCGCCAGGACACAGAGGCCAAACGCCAGGCCTCGATCTGGGCCAACCGCATCCGCCGAAAACTGCTGGGCGACGACGCCGAAGACACCGGCTGCGGGCTGAAGGCCTTCCGCCGCGATGTCTTCCTGCGCCTGCCCTACTTCGATCACATCCACCGCTATCTGCCGGCGCTGATGATCCGCGAGGGGTTCAAGAACCAGTATCTCGACGTGGACCATCGCCACCGCGAGGTCGGCCGCTCGAAATACACCAACTGGGGCCGCCTGCGCGCCTCGGTCTCGGACCTCCTGGGCGTGATGTGGCTGAAGACGCGGTCCCGCAAGCCGGGCGCGATTTCGGAGTTCTGAAACAGCCACACCCGCCCCGCTTCGCAGAGAGGATAGGCAAACAAAAAGGGCGGGACCTTGCGGTCCCGCCCTTCTGCATTTCAGCGTCGGTTAGCTTGGACCCCGGCCTTCGCCGGGGCGTCCGGGCGACCCGAAGGCCGCCCTTCCGCTTAGAAGTCCATGCCGCCCATGCCGCCCATGCCGCCCATGTCGGGAGCCGCAGCGCCGCCCGACTTCTTGGGGGCGTCGGCGACGGCGGCTTCCGTCGTGATCAGGATGCCGGCCACCGAAGCGGCGTCTTGCAGAGCCGTGCGGACGACCTTGGCGGGGTCGATGACGCCCATCTGCACCAGATCGCCGTACTCTTCGGTCTGGGCGTTGAAGCCGAACGAGGACTGGTCGTTTTCCAGCACCTTGCCGACGACGATCGAGCCTTCGACGCCTGCGTTTTCCGAGATCTGACGGATCGGAGCCTGCAGGGCGCGACGGATGATGGCGATGCCGGCGTTCTGGTCGGCATTGTCGCCCTTGACGTCGGCCAAGATCTTGGAGGCCTTCAGCAGGGCGATGCCGCCGCCCGGAACGATGCCTTCGTCAGCTGCGGCGCGCGTGGCGTTCAGGGCGTCGTCGACGCGGTCCTTCTTTTCCTTCACTTCGACTTCGGTCGAACCGCCGACGCGCAGGACTGCAACGCCGCCGGCCAGCTTGGCCAGACGTTCCTGCAGCTTTTCCTTGTCGTAGTCCGAGGTCGTGTCTTCGATCTGGCGCTTGATCTGGGCCACGCGGGCTTCGATCTCGTCCTTGCCGCCGACGCCTTCGACGATGGTGGTGTCGTCCTTGGTGATCGAGACCTTCTTGGCCTTGCCGAGCATGTCGAGCGTGACGCTCTCAAGCTTGATGCCCAGGTCTTCCGAGATGACCTGGCCGCCCGTCAGGATGGCGATGTCTTCCAGCATGGCCTTACGGCGGTCGCCGAAGCCCGGAGCCTTGACGGCGGCGACGCGCAGGCCGCCGCGCAGCTTGTTGACGACCAGGGTCGCCAGGGCTTCGCCTTCGATGTCCTCGGCGATAATCAGCAGCGGACGGCCCGACTGCACCACGGCTTCCAGGATCGGCAGCATGGCTTGCAGCGAGGTCAGCTTCTTCTCGAACAGCAGGATGAGCGGCTCTTCGAGTTGGGCCTCCATCTTGTCGGCGTTGGTGATGAAGTAGGGCGACAGGTAGCCGCGGTCGAACTGCATGCCTTCGACGACGTCGACGGTGGTGTCGGCGGTCTTGGCTTCCTCGACG
This genomic interval carries:
- the groL gene encoding chaperonin GroEL (60 kDa chaperone family; promotes refolding of misfolded polypeptides especially under stressful conditions; forms two stacked rings of heptamers to form a barrel-shaped 14mer; ends can be capped by GroES; misfolded proteins enter the barrel where they are refolded when GroES binds), with protein sequence MAAKIVQFNTDARDKMLRGVNVLANAVKVTLGPKGRNVVIQKSFGAPRSTKDGVSVAKEIELEDAFENMGAQMIREVASKTNDKAGDGTTTATVLAQAIVQEGLKAVAAGMNPMDLKRGIDKAVGLVLEEIKTNSKPVSNNSEIAQVGTISANGDSEIGELIAQAMAKVGNEGVITVEEAKTADTTVDVVEGMQFDRGYLSPYFITNADKMEAQLEEPLILLFEKKLTSLQAMLPILEAVVQSGRPLLIIAEDIEGEALATLVVNKLRGGLRVAAVKAPGFGDRRKAMLEDIAILTGGQVISEDLGIKLESVTLDMLGKAKKVSITKDDTTIVEGVGGKDEIEARVAQIKRQIEDTTSDYDKEKLQERLAKLAGGVAVLRVGGSTEVEVKEKKDRVDDALNATRAAADEGIVPGGGIALLKASKILADVKGDNADQNAGIAIIRRALQAPIRQISENAGVEGSIVVGKVLENDQSSFGFNAQTEEYGDLVQMGVIDPAKVVRTALQDAASVAGILITTEAAVADAPKKSGGAAAPDMGGMGGMGGMDF
- a CDS encoding hydroxymethylglutaryl-CoA lyase, which translates into the protein MGRFIQIVEVGPRDGLQNEKAVLEPAVRADLVRRLEQAGAKRIEAVSFVHPKYVPQMAGAEEVMAALSHEAGRSRIGLVLNGKGYDRALATGVDEVNVSVAATDGFGLKNQGLAVKDQLAMLGEIVARRHNAEASEGAPSLSAMISCVWGCPFDGEVSVDQVADMVGAIAEKGVGEIGLADTIGAGDPWAVTKKIEAARAAAPNATLRLHFHDTRNTGLANAYAGVEAGIDVLDASVGGIGGCPFAPGATGNIATEDLVYMLARGGFETGYDLDALIATARWIGEAIGRPAPSALSRAGGFPKR
- the phaR gene encoding polyhydroxyalkanoate synthesis repressor PhaR, which produces MADEKNKGGKTGDSAQVVIKKYANRRLYNTRTSAYVTLEDLATMVREGTEFVVYDAKTNDDLTRQILTQIIFEEESRGEALLPVQFLRQLIGFYGGQMQGVLPSYLEMSLANFGRQQEQFASQMGRAFGTGAGATLMEDAARANMAMFERAMQMFPAFTYPRAEPTPAASDDKAEPAPPPEAPDALNEMRRQMDEMRRQIEKLAGGKGK
- a CDS encoding glycosyltransferase family 2 protein; its protein translation is MTPETPEISVVVPVHDEAGAAVPLAREIAAAFAGRSYEMIFVDDASRDATLAELKAAMAELPALRVLAHGTNAGQSRAVRTGVLAARAPVVVTMDGDGQNPPADAPRLVDALLAAPGDVGLVGGRRAKRQDTEAKRQASIWANRIRRKLLGDDAEDTGCGLKAFRRDVFLRLPYFDHIHRYLPALMIREGFKNQYLDVDHRHREVGRSKYTNWGRLRASVSDLLGVMWLKTRSRKPGAISEF
- a CDS encoding glycosyltransferase family 39 protein, which translates into the protein MKTFDLDGRIAGWRGPVLAALLTLIAGLPGLLLLPPLDRDESRFAQATSQMLESGDYVDIRYQDEPRWKKPVGIYWMQAIAVGLTSDVEDREIAPYRIPSLLGAMLAAWAVAWAGSAMLGRRVGFFGGAIMGATFLLSTEASIAKTDAMLCGATTLAMAALARIYMATKAGERPIRPHKLLFWIGIGLSILIKGPIGFLVVALAIIALSIWDRNIKWLYRLGWGWGLPLVALMVGPWAIAITIATDGGFWREAIGGDLAPKIAGAHESHSGFPGMYLLLAPLLFFPSTLLLPAAVSTGWSRRAEPAIRFLVCWLVPGWLMFELAPTKLWHYTLPTFGALALLAAAALAQPIGKVSRITGAVLGAFAALLIIGITVYGLTVYGTSTAQTWAALTVVMALAAGAMGGFLLLNRAPVAALVASLAFGIVAHAALSGTIRQLRPLAIAPQLEKALEAADLHPRQGRTPGPVAITGFHEPSFVFLTGRDTDLTDAQGAAEALAEGRPAIVEGRDADAFRAAAARLGVSGRAVGTVNGYNYSAGDPVSLTVYAPPPRNGNGNGNVVAGAE